ATTTTCTCGAATGTTTAGCTGTTGACATTTTCTCGAATGTCTAGTGGTTGACATTTAGAAATCAAACCACATTGGCCGTTTGCCCCAGGATGTTTGATCCTGAGAGCTCTTCTGGTGCTTTTCCAATGTCTTGCATCAATAAACACCTAACCATTGTGTGACCAATGAGGCATGCGTTGTTAAACTGACCTGGGATCTTCCCAAGCAAAAGTATCTTAAGAACACAGCCTGCAGGgaaccaggaaaagaaaggttgAAAATGAGCTTATCCCTCTTTTTGCACTGTCTCagccttcccctttcctctgaTACGTCCTCTCCTCCTCATCACATGTCCTGCTTTGGTCCAGCCCTGGACTATTCAAAATGAAGTGACGCCTCTCATTCATTGGGCTCTCCTCCCAACAGCGTTAACCCTCAGCTAAAGCATTAGCTGAACCATGACCGAAGAGCCCAGGCGGAAGGACAGCGAGATCAGACACCCCAACTCCACCATGGGCTGCGGACACAAGGATGACAAAGCCAGCCTGGCTTCGAGCCAGATAGCGTCTTTCGGCCACCAGCCTCATCAGCCTCTCTCCACTCCTGCCTCCAAGGAAGTGTGGAAAAAGGGCGGCCGCATGTTCTCCATCCTGCTGGCTGTGCACTTAGCCCTGCTGGCCTGCACGCTGGTGAGCAGCGGGGCTTTTGAGAAGATTGCCGTGCACGATTACGATGTCTTCTTCCTGCTGACCGTCATGATGCTGATAGTCATCATATGGATCATCTTCTACCTCGTCGGCACCTCCCGAGGCCCAGATGCCATCCTCTGCAAAGATTCCCATGCTGGCCCCATCTGGCTGAGAGGTAGGAGCTCTTGGGGGGCTAGGGCTGGGGGTGAGATGCAGGGTGGACAGTTCATGGGGGCGTCAGTTACTACAAGGGAAACAGCAACCACCTGGGgcacatcctcctcctcctgtgctGGGGCATGGCAGCATGCCCTGCTTCAGAAGGTTAGCTCCTAGTCCCACCGCTGGTTTCACTGCCAGGTCTCCCTTTATCTGCAAGGGCTCTTGGTACTTCACGCTAGGTTCCTTCCCAACCTTGCCATCGCTCTTGCAAGAGCTGTTAGCCCCTGTCAGAGTACAGGGTTGATTGAAaatcccttccaaccaaaattATTGTATGATTCTGTTGGCACCAAGATAATTTGGGTGCCgggagaggaaaaacagaggtaGAAGCAAAGCCTCTCCATGGCAATagctcctcttcttcctcacgTCTATCTGCATTAGCCCACATGTGCATACATCTGTCCAACCACAGATATTTTGGTTCCTCAACAGGAGGCCTGATCCTATTTGCCATTTTCAGCCTTGTCATGGATGTGTTCAAAATAGGATATTACTCAAGCTTCTACAGCTGCCTGTCTGCGATCAAAATAATCTACCCCATTGTACAAGCAATATTCGTGGTTATCCAGGTGAGATAGTTGTGCTCTGTCTCAGGGAGGGGTATGGAGACAGAGCCACAGGTGGAAGGAGCTCTGATCTCATGGACCCAGTTCAAGTGACTTAACTCAGGCCCCCCACCCAGCCCACATCTTCTCCCTCCAGCCACGACAACTTCCAGCTGCGGCAACCCACTTTAAGGCATTGATTTAAACTTGTTCCCGTACTGTGACATTTTGGTTTATGCCAGGATGACTTGTCACAAACTCTTAAGCAGCCTGCATCCAGCCAGGTCTCCTTTCCtaggaaaagcagagagggaggagTCCAGTCAGGGCAGGGACTACCTTGCAGTTTCAAGTCCTACATGGAGGACCACCTGCTCTGGGACAATATCAAGGAGGGAAGAGGTCAGATAGGGACAATTTAGGCAGGAACAGGGGCTGGCCATGGGCAAAGCAATGGCTTcagcttgctctctgctgaggAGTGAGATCCCTGCTTCAGAATGACGTgatttgctttcttgctttgttggaaataatttcttttcttgttcctgCCAGACATACTTCCTGTGGATCTCTGCCAAAGACTGCGTCCACGTACACCTGAACGTTACCAGGTGAGCACTGCTGCTCTTTGAATTGCGGTGGCCCAGAAGAAGTGGGCCAATGCAAACTTGCACACACCCTGCACTCTCTCACACAGCTAAGATGCAGCAAGAGGGTAATTCCGTCTCCCTTAATGCTGGCCAAAATTAAACCTGCTCAGTCTCCAGCTAGCCTTAGATCCCAGCTCAAGCAGTTGAGGTTCATGACCTGTGGATCTAGCAGGGCTGGGATTCAATTCAAGAATACAAGTGTTACTCAAAGCAGATtagtattaaataaataattagcattaaataaaatgattCATAGCTGACTTTTGCTTCCTTGGGGAAGACAACAATGCAGTGGGCAAGCCTCAGGCTAAAACAAGATCTCGTCCACTTTTGCAAGACTGGATCTACTGGAGACCAATCCAGACCTATTAATCTACTCATTATTGAGAAGCTCTTCCAAAACTAGCGAGAGGAATCAGGCCTTGCTAATTCTCATGAGCACGGACAAAAAATAGGAAGAGAGCAAGAGCAACAAAGCAAGGGTAAGGATTTCTAGCCTTGACCACTAGAGTCCTTGCCCACTTCAGGCAGCTCCCACAGTCCGTCTGAACTTGTGCACATCTATAACATGGATGGGAGCAACATGGTCTAGAGCCATTGCTTTAATCTCATgaaccttttccttcttctgcaggTGCGGCTTGATGCTAACACTGACTACAAACTTAGCAGTGTGGATGTCAGCAGTGACAGATGAGTCTGTTCACAAAGCGCATTCAAAGTTGAAGAAGAATGTGACAGAGGAAATCTTCAGATGGATCCTGAAAGGTAATCTGCCCATTTGTGAAGCCACCTGGTCCAGGGAGGGAGATCATGAGGTAGAAATTATTCTGCAAGTCAGGACTTATCCCTTTCCAGAAGGCCTATCTAGAGCTGAAGGTTCCTTTAACAGAGCTGGTATGTTAAAAGCCAGGTCTTAATGTTCATTTCTTAATCTGTATCACAGAGGAGTCAGAAAGGTGGAAGGCCCTGTACAAATGGGATGGGAACAAAGAAGGGAAGTAAAAAGAGAGCTTTAACCTGCCATCTAACTTCTTCAGAAATAACATTAGCAACAGAAAGCTGAGGTTGAAGTGTCCTTGTTTTCAAAGTGGTTACGTATTCTTCTGTCCTTGGTCTTGTTTTTCACTGACCCTAAGTATCCATTTCTTCAGGGCTGCTAACAAGTGCTGGGTCCTTGTTTTAATACCACTGCATCTGTGTTCTTATCTTGTTTCAGCGGGAATGAGAAGTAGCTCAGCCGAAGAATGCAATTGCAACAGCCAGATCTGCCAGATCTTCAAGAATGGCTACTTTTGGCTGTACCCCTTTAACATTGAGTACAGTCTCTTTGCCTCTGCCATGGTCTATGTCATGTGGAAGAACGTTGGACGCATCATAGACCACCACTCCCACCACATTCACCACCTGAAGTTCAGGCTCTTCCGAAGGACCTTCTTTGTAGGCATCATGTTGGGCCTCATCATTCTGGTGAGTGGTTTGGGAGTCCTTATAGTTTATGAGGTGCAGGTAAATTCCAGCACTGAATCCAGCAAGAAGAGTCAAGCACTCACCATGTACTACATCTTCAACATTGTTTGTCTGGGCCTGATGTCTCTTGTCTGCATCGGTGGCTCAGTCATCTACCGGTTtgacaagagagacatggatcGGCACAAGAACCCAACCAGGACCCTGGACGTGGCCCTGCTGATGGGTGCAGCCTTGGGGCAGTACGCTATTTCTTACTACTCCATTGTGGCCATCGTAGCCAGCACACCAAGGGACGCTATCAGCGCGCTCAACCTCACCTATGCTCTCCTAATGATTGCTCAGCACACCTTCCAGAACATCTTCATTATTGAAGGCCTTCATCGGCAACCCCCCAAGGAAGACCACAAGCACGATTCTCACCAGAAGGATCTCTACGGACTCACCTTTGTCAACATCAACGCAGTGTCCCTCCGCGTGCCCGACAGTGACAGCACCTTGGCCCCTAGCGCTGCCTCTGGCACTGAAGCCATCCATCCTTCCGACCTCGTGCGGTCCCTCACCGCCCCCAAGAAGATGAACTGGAGGAGGAAGTTCTTAAGGGAGATCTCCATGTTCCTCCTGCTGAGCAATATCATAGTGAGTACATGCAGAGAGGAGAGTTTGtcagggtgggggagagggaagcaaGCACAAGGGAGAGGTGTCTGTGGAGGAAAGGATGCGGCCCACGCAAAAACAGTCCTTTCTGTGCCTCCGCTATACAGAGAGCACACTTACTTATATTTGTACATGTGGGGACCTGCGATTCCCTTGTCACATAAAAGCAAGAGCAACTGCCCTGGAGTTAAGACATTTTAGGCTACACCAATAGACCCGTCACTTATCACCAGACTATCAGACAATAAAAGCGGTGGGTACAAGGGAAGAAtcagtttcagtatttttattggcTATTAGCAGATATGTAGACTAGCttattaaaagcaataaaatacacTAAACCCCTCCCTTACACCCCCAAAGAAAGGATGTGAAGTGACAAACACTTGGGGTGAAGTCTGGGTTTTCTTGAGAAACGGCAGCACGTGTCTTCTCAAAACCCGTGGCCTAGGAGCCCAAACGCTGATCCCAGTTGCTGTGAGGAGAAGCCAGTCACTGACAACTTCAGCCGGGAATTCCACTTTCATGAGCAGCCAGGGGACCACAATTCCCTGCAAAAGAAACGTAGGATTACAGCTGCACCTCCAAAGAAGCCAAGCACATGTTATGTCTCTAGAGAACCTCCAAATCCCCAGCTAGTCAGTCACATCATGTCCTCAAACTGATTTTACACATAAGCTTACAGAGAATGAGCTGACAACCCCCATGCAACCAGATACACACGCTGGCTGGGCTTCTGAGGAAAATACACACACCCAAGCCCGGGGAGAGCaagctgctgccagctgagACCTACCCATACTTGCTCCATCCAAAGAGTTTGAACGTGCCAGGTTCATGCTAACACACAACATGCTCAAGTTCTTTCCTTGGTGAGTGCTCCAGCACCTGGTTCAAGTCTGTTTCTGAGCATAAATCCAAACTGGTCTTAGGGTACAGCACTAGATTATACTTGATCTTAATGTAAATACAGGCTCCTGGCATAGGTCCCATGCTCAGAAGgtcactttttttcccatctctcaGTAGCTGTGATTGCAGGTGCTTGCTGTACCGCACACCTTTCTCACCACAGTGTTATTCTCCTGTTTCCCTAAACAGCTCTGGATCATGCCAGCTTTTGGTGCCCGGCCCCAGTTTGATAATGACACAGAACTGAATTTTTATGGTGATTCCATGTGGCCAGCCATCGTGGACATTTGCCTGCCCTTTGGGATCTTCTACCGAATGCATGCAGTGGCCAGTTTGCTGGAGGTCTACATCATGTCCTAAAGAGCTTTCTCACAAGGAAGATGAGATTCTCCTCAACCAGTCCACCTTCTTCCTaccccagggctgggaagaTTGCCCAGATGTCCCGAGGGGTCCCCAGCACTGCTTGAATCATGTCCCCTTGCAGTGTCGGGGCATTTATGATCCGTCAGTGAAGATCATCCAAACATAgtccagattttatttttgctactTGTGTGTggatgtgcatgtgtgtgtctgaaGTTCTtaaagcttaaaagaaaaaaggcaaaaaaaggaaggtgtCCAGAGTAGGATCATGGTAATTACCCTTGGTTCATGCAGAGACTCACCTTCCTTCTTAAAAGCCTGTTCACTCCATGCCACTGATGTACTCTCCAGTGGGTGCTCGGCACCCTTGGACAGTCGGTGCCCGCCTGCACGCAGAGACCCGGTAGGTATGAGGAGCTAACGCAGGCGCGGAAGGCAAAGAAAGGGAAACCACTTCAACTCCTGGTACGGCCAGTCGGAAATCACTCCCCTGCAGAGATGTGAAAAACAAACCGGTGACCACCAAAGGCTTTGGGAAACATTTTAATCTTTCCTCTCCGTATTGCCCATTTATGCTGGCCCTCTTGACCCTTCCCTGTATCAGgtcctgctgttttctttcctctccaggGAGATATCGCTGCTGCCAAATGGGTTTGCTCACTGCAGCTTCCGCTTCCCGAGGGGCAGGAGAGCTGTGCATGTGTTCCTGGGCTGGGCCTGATACAGGGTTGCTCTAAGCAcacattttttcccagttttcctgAGTCAGGGCTCAAGAACCATAAAGACTGTATGGGCAATACAGTCTGGGGAATGATAgagagatttgtttttcttttttttttttaatagataatgattttttttaatatatgaacGTTTTTGTACGCAAAGTTATTTATTGATTTTCACTGTAACACTGATCTCCTGAAGGGACCTTCTGTGCCCTACGACACAGAAATCAATCCAATGCCACAGCCAATTTGATGTCCCATGCCCCGAAGGGATGCTTGCACTGCACCCTCAAGCCTGTGCGCGCTTTGAGGCTGTGAGCACAGCCCCGGCACCCGGGGACCCCCAGTGCACGTTGCAGGGGGGCCCCAACACAGCTTTCTGGGTGCCTGCAGCTCTCCATGAACCATCGTATGATGGAGGGGACTTTCAGAGCGGgactcctgggctgcaggaggtagAAAAGGGCCCCTCTGCTGTATCCGCAGTCCAAGCGGAGCCTCAGAAAGCCCACGCCGCCAGGTCGGGAGGGTGCATGCCAAAATGGCACAGCTGAGCTTTATCTGTACCTCGAGACATCAAGGTTTACTGTTCCAATAAAGGTTTTATTGTTCCATCAGGATTTATCATTCCAATAAAGAACACTGCAGAGGTGGCAGAAATCATCAAGCCTTTTCCTACGGACGTGTGTGCATCCgccatagaaaaaaaaataaaaataaaaataaacagaaatcacAGTACTTGAAATAGAGTGATGCAATTTCTACCCCACGGCCCAGACTGCCAGCCCAGGCTCCCGCGTTTCAAACCACCTTTCCCCTCCAAACCTAGATCACCAAAGCAGAAGGCACCAGTGCCTCTGGCTGGTCTGAcaccagcctgcctgcctgcagcctttCTCTGATGCAGGTCGAAGAGGGGGTAAACCCTGATTTCCCTCACCCTGCAGGACTGCACCGATCCAGCATCTCTGGGGTGGGTCGCTCCTTCCCTTTGCGAGCCTGGGAGCAGCAAGGCAGCCTCTCACAGCCCCACCAACCCTGCAAAGGCCTGCCTCTATTTTTTCCATTGATCTGGTAAAGATACGATCTCTCCCTAGAAACTTTACCTGTCATAAAACAAAAGCCTTATTAATTTCAACTGCAGGAGCCACAGGTTAAGTCAGAAAAGAGACGTAAATGGTGCACAGACGTCAGTCTTACATCCACCCCTACCCATTGTTTTAGCCCAAGCTGCTGATCTCTGACAGAGgcagaaaacacttttaatCACCTACTCTATTCCTGGGGGGCACACCAGGTTTTTCTGCTACGTGCTTTTGCTGGTGCCTGGTCCCAGGTTCCCAGGGCTGGGTGTGCCGAGCCAGGCAGGACAGAGTTTGAACTGCTCTTTTGTTCTGGACAGTAACTGTAGGGGGACTTCTGGGGCTAAATAACTCAGGATGGGTGTAAGGAGAACCCCACGACAGCCCAAGCAGCACTGATACAGGCAATAATCCCAAATCAACCGCTCCAGGGTGGTGGGTCAGCAGCAACCACAACTTCCAACCACAAGCAATCATATTGGGATAAACCAAAACACTCTGGGGACAGCACAAGCTCTGCAAGGACCCCTTGCTAACCCAAACCATCTCAGGCTGCAAGTGCAGGGACAGCAGAGATTTCCAACCAAGGGCTGCGTTCTTCTTCTGCCCTCCAGCCACATACGTGCATCTTTGGAGAGGCAGCAGGTAGGGAAATGGCCATCAGTAAACCCTATCTATGTACACAAGAAAGGGGACAGAGGGAAGGTGAGCACCCAcaagtccaaaaaaaaaaacccacaaaacccgAAACCCTAAGAAAACTCCACTATAAACACGGGCACTGCTGTGTGCTCAAGGATCGTCTACTAGAAGGTATCAGCTCGTGGTCAGCTAATGTCCAAAAGGATGATCTCCAAGGCTGATGGAGAATCAGCCAAACATCCCTGGGCAACTTCTTAGCACAGCCAGCATCCCAGGCATGTCACCCAAACCCAGGTGCAGCCCCGGAGCAGGTGCTGCCGCATCCTAGTTGCATGGATCTGTGCCCTTCCCTGGGTTTCGGCACTGCCAGGCGATGCAGCCGACTGATCCTGGCTGCTCCATCACTACCCCCTCCACTATGGACCCGGGACACACACCTCCTCACAGCCCACTTAGAGGGGAACATCTCTCCCTGATGGCAAGTTTTTATGGAAGGGGAGAACACCCCAAACGCAGAGTACCTGAGTAGCATCAAGGGGTCCCGCTTGTTCCTTCGTACACACGTCCTTGTGACAGATCCCTGTAGAAAAGCACTGCTTTTAGCTTCACGCctggaaagagagaaactgaggcacaggagcTGGGTGAACAGAAAGCCTGTGTCAGAGCAGAGGATGAGGCTGGGCCTCAAGGCCACCGGCAGCATCCTGCTGACAGCTCCTGCCATTGCATCAATTATGGAGCAGAGATCAGATCTGCATtaggggatggggaatggggacAACCATGTGCCTTGGGGTGACTTTAAATGGTAGCTGCTGCAAATGAAGAGCTACAGAAAAGCCAAGGGCTGCCCTGGAGCTCTCAGATCTTGCCAGGGGCTTCCAGTTTCGCTCGCTTTGGTATAAAAGCCACCTTGGCCTCCCAGGGATCTGAGcacctgctgtgctgcaggggtTTGGTGGGAGCACTGAACCCCaccaataaaaaaatcactcctcAAGGGATGCCAGCTTTAAGAGCCCAGCTCTGGTCGAGCTCAGGGAGCACCAGCCCTGTAGATTCAGCCCCAGGACTTGAGCTGCTGCTTGAGTGCCAAAAAGGTCTTGATTCAGACCCTGGCCTGAGGCACGGGGTGCTAGAGCCAGTGAGAGCAGCAAAAAGGGGAAGAGATGAAGAGAAGGACATCAGAAATAATGGCTCAGAAAAAAGCAGGGAAGGCCATAGCCAAGGCCAGTACTGAGTCATCATCCCACCGCTATCAGGGTTTTGCATACCCTCCTCTGCTTCTTAATCATCTGTTATTTGAAGgtgagttttgttttattaggggaaaaaaaggcctttTATCTGGGTGATTTGCTCTGAGGTGTGTAGGGACAGGGGAGGGATCCAAGTTACTTATGATCTGTCAATGCAGCAGCTGAAAAGTGGATGCACTGAGAAGGTCACAAGGCTGGAGATGAGAGATGGGTTTGCAGCACAAGGCAAGGTGCAGCCTGCGAGCAGGACGGGCTGTGGGATGTGCTgggagccagggcaggaggTGGTAGCAGAGGAGGCACTTCCCAGGGACCGAGGCAGTCGTCCTTACCAGCAAGGAGCAACTCAATGCAGGCAGGAGGCCGAAGCGACCTGCACTGAGGGCCAGCGGGGAAAACTCCGAGCCGTGCTTCACGAGTGGAGCCAGCACATACCCACAGAGCCCACCTGCTCCCTgtgctgatttcagctgggatagagttaattttctttctagtagctggtatagtgctatggtttggattcagtatgataagaatgttgataacacactgatgttttcagtggttgctaagtagtgtttacactaactaagtcaaggatttttcggCTTCTCATGCCtagccagcgagaaggctggaggggcacaagaagttgggaggggacacagccaggaaagctgacccaaactggccaaaggaatattccataccatgtgatgtcacgcccagtatacaaactggggggagttggccttgGGGGGGATCTCTGCTCAcaaactaactgggcatcagtcggtgagtggtgagcaattgcattgtgcatgacttgttttgtatattccagttcttttattattattgtcattttgttattgttattatcattattattttcttcctttctgttctattaaactgttcttatctcaacccacgagttttacttttttttccctgattctctcccccatcccactgggtagggagaagtgagcgagcggctgcgtggtgcctagttgctgcctgggcttaaaccacgacactgccTCAGCGCAGGACGGAGCTAGGGCAGTGCAGCACGGCTCACCCACATTGGATGAGGCTGCTCTTTACGGTCACCCCAAAAAGTGCTCACTCACCTGCCCCGTAGGAGACGTCACCGGCACGGTTATCggcaaagaagaaggaagggtgTGGGCTGGCCGGGGAGTCACGACGTGAACGGCGTTCCTCAGGCGGCCTTTGGGCAAACACAGCTGCTGGGCACGAACCTCTTTCCTCCCCAGGGTCCTGTTTACAGATCCGCTTAGCCCAGCCTAGGTGTTATTACTGCTAAGTACACAGATAACGCCATTAATAAGCACACTGCTGATAGCAGGGGGGCAAACGTCACTCCTAATGTTTAGCAGCTTTCTCTCAGCCTCTGAGCAAAGGCAGCTTctccagggcagagctgggcagtgATTCACGTGATCGATCCACGTAGTTCAACTCatcctctccctttctgtcCCTCTCCTGCATGCTTGCTTAGTTAATGACTTGGTTAAACTTGTATCAATGCACTCAAGTTAAACAGCTGCTCTTCTTCAACATAAAGGCCAAATTAGGAGGATTAAACAGTCTCCCAGGGCTTGAGAGCTCCTCTGGGTTCAATCTCAGCTCCACAGCCTGGAGAGGGCAAGCCAGGGTAGGAAGGATGCCTCATCTTTGCAGCCCCGATGCACAGTCCCATTGGCAAAACCACTGGGGCACAGCAGACTCCAACATTTTACTTCAGGCCcatctttaaaggaaaaacctCCAGTTTCACACAAACTTCTTTTCCCCGGGATATATTCAGACTCCTGGCCTCCATTTCCCAGTTCTGCACAGTCACTCCAATTTAGGAccacagcactgaaaaacagcCAGGTTTTTTAATGTCTCACATGTAAATCTTCAGCTTTGTTCAACAAAGAGGCCAATAGCTCTTGGGAGATCCCAGTTCCCTGCTAAGCTCTACAATGGGGTCTGGAGAAGAGCCAGGCACCCAAAGGAGAGCCCAGAGCATCAAAGCAAGGAGCAAGGACACGGTCGTCCAAGCAGGCTAGAGATGCTGATGCTTTGGGGGAAGGCAGAACAAATCTGGCCATGGTATTCATGAAAACCTGCCCAGATCAGAGCGTCTGGGCTCCACCACAGCAGTGTAAGGGTTTGGTCAGACATTAAACGTGACCGTTTTGCTGGCAGACATTAAATGCAACAGTTGCATCAGCACACACTGGGTGTTCTCGCCAAGGAGCAATGGGCCCCTTTCACTCTTGTTTTCCGCCCCTTTTATCACACCCCCACACATGATAACCTGTGCTCCCCCGACCACTCCTACCCCTAATCAGCTTCTTGGGAAATGTTTCATGGCTCCAAATACCCAGCTAATGTGTTTGCCAGCTGCAAGAATCCCAGGGCTTAGGGGTTCATTCTGGGACACACAAACAACACCTCCCCTTCCATGGAGAGGTCCACCCTCTCCTGATGAACCCTCTAGGTTCACCAGCTCGGCCAGGAATGCCCAATCCCCATTGCCAGCCACAAAACCAAGGGGATCAGCTCACCACAGAGTCCCAAGACAGAAATCAGTTTGCCCTGCAACAGGAAagggagcagggacagcacaGCTTGGACCTAAAGCATCCCCGACCCCGCATGGCTGAACCTGTGGGGTTTGCATATGAGGGTCTGGCTCTGAGGTCAACATTAATAGGTCATAGCTCCCACACCCAAAAGAAGCAACCTTTCTGCCAGAAATGCATCAAATTGGCATCATCCTTGCACATAGGCTGGACTGTGAGTTTTGCCTGTTGGATCAGTTTGGGTATCTGTGCCCTGGATAAAGGCACAAAGTAATGGtacacttgagaaaaaaaatcttaggaTCTACCTAAAAACAAGGGAGTGGGGAACTCAAGTGGATTTTAGTCAAAGCAGTGTGGCTAAGCACTCCCAGCACAAGCCTGAGCCAGCAGATTAGCTCTATACTTGCCTGAGCCATGGCACAAATTAATCACCGCAGCTTGTGGTTTTACCAGTTGGCACATCCTGTGCCAAGGCCGTTGACATGGGACAACCCAGCAGGTGTATAAAGGAGCTGATCCCCATTGGCTGCCCTTGGCAGAGCCGAGAGCTTCTCACTGAGTAATTAATGTAATGACAGTAATAGACCAAAAGTAAACAaggtggaaaacaaaaatcaatgggctgggagcagaggcCGCATTCAGCAGGGAGCAGCCCCGACAGCTTCTGCCTGCGCCTTGGTCCGTCGGAAAGACTCACATGCATCCTGGTGGCACTCCAGCGAGTGGTTTTAACACCGGCTGCTCCCGCTcggcaggcagcaggaggctgcagggaggTAAGGGCTGGGGCTCGGCTGCTCTCAGCAGCATACAGCTACGGGGTCAAGGGGTTGGGTCCacggcagcagctgctgtgggcAGCCTTGTCTGGGCGCTTGGCTACCTCCTGATGCAGTCTGGATGGGTTTCCGTCTGATCCTTCTGATTTTATgacctctcccctccctcccctcagcccgaAGCAGAGGAATTATGGCCCTAGGAGAGGGCAGGGCATTTGCTCCTGTGCTACTAAGTTAGGAGAGTTTTGGAGCCAAACGGGGAAGAGTTTAGGACCAATTTTCACTAACAGAAGTGCACTGAATCCCCAGAGACCAGAGGGAGACAGAGCACCTCAGTGCATGtgcaaaggaagagggaagcACTGAAATTTCAACCCCTTCTCAGACAACTTCTCCCCCAAAGCCCCAAGACAGCTACGTATaattcccccccaccctcaAACCCATCTCAGGGGTCTGCTTTCGCTCCAGCCACC
This region of Buteo buteo chromosome 13, bButBut1.hap1.1, whole genome shotgun sequence genomic DNA includes:
- the OTOP2 gene encoding proton channel OTOP2, with the protein product MTEEPRRKDSEIRHPNSTMGCGHKDDKASLASSQIASFGHQPHQPLSTPASKEVWKKGGRMFSILLAVHLALLACTLVSSGAFEKIAVHDYDVFFLLTVMMLIVIIWIIFYLVGTSRGPDAILCKDSHAGPIWLRGGLILFAIFSLVMDVFKIGYYSSFYSCLSAIKIIYPIVQAIFVVIQTYFLWISAKDCVHVHLNVTRCGLMLTLTTNLAVWMSAVTDESVHKAHSKLKKNVTEEIFRWILKAGMRSSSAEECNCNSQICQIFKNGYFWLYPFNIEYSLFASAMVYVMWKNVGRIIDHHSHHIHHLKFRLFRRTFFVGIMLGLIILVSGLGVLIVYEVQVNSSTESSKKSQALTMYYIFNIVCLGLMSLVCIGGSVIYRFDKRDMDRHKNPTRTLDVALLMGAALGQYAISYYSIVAIVASTPRDAISALNLTYALLMIAQHTFQNIFIIEGLHRQPPKEDHKHDSHQKDLYGLTFVNINAVSLRVPDSDSTLAPSAASGTEAIHPSDLVRSLTAPKKMNWRRKFLREISMFLLLSNIILWIMPAFGARPQFDNDTELNFYGDSMWPAIVDICLPFGIFYRMHAVASLLEVYIMS